In one window of Dermochelys coriacea isolate rDerCor1 chromosome 3, rDerCor1.pri.v4, whole genome shotgun sequence DNA:
- the SERINC1 gene encoding serine incorporator 1, with protein MGGVLGLCSMASWIPCLCGSAPCLLCRCCPSGNNSTITRLIYAFILLLGVSVACVMLMPGMEEQLKKIPGFCDGGTGTTIPGVHGHVNCDVLVGYKAVYRVCFGMAMFFLLFSLLMIKVKSSNDPRAAVHNGFWFFKFAIAIAINVGAFFIPEGPFTTVWFYVGMAGAFCFILIQLVLLIDFAHSWNESWVEKMEEGNSRCWYAALLSATALNYLLSLVAVVLFYVYYTHPEGCSENKAFISVNMLLCIGASVMSILPKIQESQPRSGLLQSSVITIYTMYLTWSAMTNEPERKCNPSLLRMIGYNTTTIPSQGQVVQWWDAQGIVGLILFLLCVLYSSIRTSSNSQVNKLTLTNDESTLIEDGVPRSDGSLDDGDDGHRAVDNERDGVTYSYSFFHFMLFLASLYIMMTLTNWYSPDSSYETMISKWPSVWVKISSSWIGIVLYVWTLVAPLVLTNRDFD; from the exons ATGGGGGGCGTCCTGGGCCTGTGCTCCATGGCGAGCTGG ATACCATGCTTATGTGGCAGTGCCCCATGTCTGCTGTGCCGATGCTGCCCCAGTGGAAACAACTCCACCATAACTAGGCTGATTTATGCCTTCATCTTGCTCCTTGGAGTGAGTGTTGCCTGTGTCATGCTAATGCCAGGAATGGAGGAACAGCTGAAGAAG ATTCCTGGATTTTGTGATGGAGGGACTGGAACAACTATTCCTGGTGTGCATGGTCATGTGAATTGTGATGTCTTAGTCGGATACAAAGCAGTGTACCGTGTGTGCTTTGGTATGGCCATGTTCTTCCTTCTGTTCTCCTTGTTGATGATCAAAGTAAAGAGCAGCAATGATCCAAGAGCAGCAGTGCACAATGG ATTCTGGTTCTTCAAGTTTGCTATAGCAATAGCAATTAATGTTGGAGCTTTTTTCATCCCAGAGGGACCCTTTACGACTG TGTGGTTTTACGTCGGCATGGCTGGGGCCTTCTGCTTCATTCTTATTCAGCTGGTCCTGCTTATTGACTTTGCTCACTCTTGGAATGAATCTTGGGTTGAAAAAATGGAGGAAGGAAATTCAAGATGCTGGTATGCAG CTCTGTTGTCAGCTACGGCTCTAAATTACCTGCTGTCTCTGGTTGCTGTTGTCTTGTTTTATGTTTATTACACTCATCCAGAAGGCTGCTCTGAAAATAAGGCATTCATCAGTGTTAATATGTTGCTGTGTATTGGCGCCTCTGTAATGTCAATTCTGCCTAAGATCCAG GAGTCTCAGCCAAGATCTGGTTTGTTGCAGTCTTCAGTGATCACCATTTATACAATGTATTTAACCTGGTCAGCTATGACCAATGAACCAG AAAGGAAGTGCAATCCAAGCTTGCTGCGCATGATTGGCTACAACACCACCACCATTCCAAGCCAAGGTCAGGTCGTCCAGTGGTGGGATGCACAAGGAATTGTAGGACTTATTCTGTTTTTGCTGTGTGTTCTGTATTCAAG CATCCGGACATCCAGTAACAGCCAGGTTAACAAACTGACGCTAACCAATGATGAATCAACACTGATAGAAGATGGAGTACCCCGAAGTGATGGCTCTTTGGATGATGGAGATGATGGCCACCGTGCTGTAGATAATGAACGGGATGGAGTTACTTACAGTTATTCCTTCTTTCATTTCATGCTTTTCCTGGCCTCATTGTATATCATGATGACCCTCACCAACTGGTACAG